A stretch of DNA from Deltaproteobacteria bacterium:
TCGTGCCCAGGCTCATGGACGAGCCGGACAAGGCCAGGAGGGTCAAGGCCCGAATGCAGATGGAAAGCCTGGGAACGGCCCTTAAAAAGTACAAATTGGAGAACGGTGAATATCCGTCCACCGAGCAGGGGCTCCAGGCACTGGTGGAGAAGCCGGCCGTGGGCATCATTCCCCGCAATTACCCGGAGCGGGGGTACATTCCCAAGGTCCCTCTGGATCCGTGGGGCAACCCCTACGTGTACACAAGTCCGGGGAGCCATGACGAATTCGATATCGTCAGCTTCGGGGCCGACGGCGAAGAGGGCGGCGAGGGCAAAAATGCGGATGTCAAGAGCTGGGAGCCCGACGAATAGGGGCTTCACACTGCTGGAGCTTGTCATGGTCCTGGCGGTCATCGGTATCGGCCTGGGTCTGGTCGTTCCGGTCATCGGGGACGGTCTCTTCGGGGCCGGCGCTGACGGACAGGTCCGTCGGCTGCTGGCCATGGTCGGACAAGCCCGGGAGCAGGCCATGCTCGACGGCAAGATCTGGACGATCAGCATGGATGTCGGCCCAGTCGAGGATGATCCGGAGGGGCCTATGCGTGTCGAGCGGGAACTCGTGTTCCGGCCCAAGGGTGAGACGAGGGTCATCGGCGTCCACTGGCTTTCCACGGGCCAAGACCAGACCTCTGGCCGGGCGTCGATCACGTTTCGCCCCAACGGGTTGGTCGATCCGGTTCTCATTCATGTCGGCCCCTCCGAAGGAGAGGGAAAGACTGTCATGGTCCGGGCCTTCAATCCTAGGCCCAGGGTGGAGAACGGGTATATCCGTCCGTCGGTGCCCGATGCGGGGTGAACGATCCGGCTTCACACTGATGGAAGTCTTGGTGGCTTTGGCCGTCCTGGCCCTGGGCCTCACGGCGGTCATTCAGGCCGTGACCTCCAATCAGGACGCGGTGCTGACTGCCAGGGAAATGACCCTGGCCGGGACTCTGGCGGCTTCCAAGATGGATGAGATCGAGGCCGTCGGCCTGGACGAGTGGTTCCAGACCGGAGGGGATTTTGAAGTTTTTTGGCCGGGGTTTTCCTGGGAACTCGACCGGAAGAGCCACGATCTTGATGGTCTGCGTCTGGCTGTGCTGAGCGTCAGGTATCGGGGAAAGAATCTGGTCGATCTCGAGAGGGTTTTTCTTGCCGTTCCGTAGGGACCGCGCCGGGTTCACCCTCATGGAGGTCCTGGTGGCCATGGTCCTGGCGGCCATAATCGCGGCCAGCGTCTTTACCGTATTCGACCGGACTCTGGAGGTCGGCTCCGAGGTCGAGGGTTCGGGCAGGATTCTGCAGATGGTCCGGATGACACTTGACCGCCTGGCCGTAGATCTGCGGAGCCTGGCCCGGAATGAAGATCGAAAGACCAATGGCACTGGGGACGAGGACGCATTCCTTTTCCTGGGCGCCTCGCCGGAATCGGCTCTCGTACCCGATGACAACGGCACCGGGCTGGTTTTGATGAGTTTTCCGACTTGGTCCAGTCTGGACACCGCCCAGACCCTCGGCAGATGGCGTTTGAACAGGGTGTCCTACATCGTCCGAGCCTCGGCTGGGGCCGGATCCCTGGTCCGGCGCGAGGAGCCCTTCATGGACATGGAGTCATGCCAGGCCCCTGTCGAGGTGGAGGTGGCCGACGAGGTGACTGGGGTCCGTCTGATTTTTGTTGATCGAGAGGGGCGGGAAACGGACGCCTGGAACATGGATGGAGAAGGCCTCGATCCACCAGTCCTGGTCCGTTTCCAGCTGACCTGCCGGGCCGATAGCCTGGGCGAGTGGACCCTGGAGCGGAGCATCCTTCCCGGGTTTTCCGTAAATGGGCCGGAGAAGGGCGATGAGAACTGACCCTCAGGACGGGGCCATCCTGCTGTTCGTTCTTTTGGTGCTGGCCATGCTCGTACCCGTGGCCATTCTGTCCACCCGCACGGTCCAGGTGGATCTTTCCGGCTCGTCCAGGCTGCGAAACGGGGTCCAGGCCGAGTCCCTTGCCCTGTCGGGTATCCGCATGGTCCATTGGGCCCTGGCCCGGGATCTCGAAAAAGACACAGAGCGAGCCGTGTTCGTCGATCACGTGGGAGAGGACTGGGCCAGTTTTTTTGATTCCGAGGGCAGAGGGGCGGGAGGCTTCGAGACCGGCGAGGTGGCCGGGCGCATCGTTGACGAGCAGTCCAGGTTTCCGATCAACCGGCTTCTGGACGGCAACGGCACGGTCCGTCCGGAATATGAGCAGACCCTGCGCAACCTTCTGGAAGGGCCCCTGTTCGAGTTGGAACCCGAGGCAGCCGGGGAGCTGATCGCGTCCATCGCCGACTGGATGGACGATGACAGCGACCTTCGATCGGAGAACAGTGCCGAAGAGGAACAATACCGGGAGGCTGGTGTGATGTGCGGGCCCCGGAATGCGCCGTTTATGTCCCTTGATGAGCTTCGACTCGTTTATGGAATGACCGATGATGTGTTCAACGGCCGGGACGGGATGCCGGGATTAAAGGACCTCGTGACCACCGCCATATTCGACATGGTGAACATCAACTCGGCGGACATCTTTGTTTTGCAGGCCATGGCAAGGGATATCCCCCAGGATACGGCCCTGGAGGTGGCTAGAGCCATGGTCGCCTTTCGAGTTGACCCCTGGCATCATGATTTTCTCGACCGGGGTGACTGGTACCGCGAAGTGGCCGTGGACGGCGCCGGGTTCGTGTCTTTTCCCCTTGGCGGGACCTCGACTTCCCTTTTTCGGGCCGAGGTAGAGGGAAGGGTCGGAGGTGTCTCGAGACGGGCCCTAGGCCTGTTTTCTCGGGCGAACAGGTACGGAGAGGACGTCAGTGACGCTGACGTGGTCGAACTCGATCGGCTGGAACTGCAATAGGCGGAGGATATGGCGGAAACGATACTCGGTCTGCATTTGGCTCCGGAGTCCGTCCGCATGGTCTGGATGGAGCGGTCCGTGGGTCGTCTGGTTCGGGGAGGGACGGCTGAGATTTCTGGCGGATGGGGCCCGGAGGGCTTGAGTCCGGAAGTCGCCTCGGCCGTGGCCGAAGCTCTGGCCGGTCACGGTGTCGTGCCAGGCAGGGTGGCTCTGGTGCTCCCCGATCAGGCCGTATTCATTCGCGATTTGATTCTGCCTTTCGGGAATCCGGCCAAGGTCGGCAAGGTTCTCCCCCTTGAACTGGAAAGCCTGTTGCCTTGTCCGAGCCAGGATCTAGTCGTGGATTTTCAGATTTCGGGCAGGGTTTTTGGGCCGGAACGCGCCTATCGGGTACTGGCCGGAGCGGTGAACCGCGAGCGAATAACGACCACGGTCCAGACCCTGAAAAATTTCGGGCTGGAGCCGGACGTGGCCGATGCAGCCAGAAATGCCTGGCAGGCCCTACTCGGAGAGATCAGGGGGCCTGTCCCGGAACTCTACGTCCTTCTCGATCTGGGCCCTGACGGTCCGGTGGCTTATTTGGTCCGCAAAGGCCGGATCGAGGCCTCTCATTCCTTTCCCCTCGGGCCGACGAAACGATCCGAACAGGAATTTCATTCCCCGGAATCCATCGTCCATGGTCTGCGGCAGGCCGTTTTGGCCTTTGGAAGCGAAGCTGTCGAACGGATCGCCTTGGCCGGGGACGGTTCGGCTCGGGACGGTTTTGCCGCGGTCGTGGAGGCCGAAGCAGGGGTCGTGTGCCAGCCCCTGTTCGAATTGGTTCCTGCCGAATTGACGTTTGAGGGTCCCGAATCATTTGCCCGATGGGGCCTAGCCTGTGCCGGTGCCCTTCGTCTGGCCCGTTCAAGACGGGGATTCAACTTCCTTCGTGGCGATCTGGCCTCCTCTGGGAAGCGGGGGAGAAGCCGGAGACTGGTCATCCACGCGGCGGTAGCTCTGGCTGTGATTCTCGGATGCTTGGCCGGTTCCGTGCTTTGGCAGGAAATTCTACTTCAGCGCGATCTGAGTCATCTCGAGTTTGAGATGCGTCGGGTTGTCCGGCAGGTGGCTCCCGGAAGCGAGGATCGTCTTTTGCCTGCCCAATTCACGAGCGTGGTCAGGGATCGAGTCGGGGCGTTGAAGGCGGCGACCTCTCCTGGAGGGGGGCCGTCCCAGTCCATGTTGGAAATTTTGTTGGCTCTGAGCCGGGGGATTGGCCCTGAGGCTCGGGTTCGGATTCTTCAATTGAACATTGATCGGAGCCGTGTGCGGATCAGCGGCGACGCCGACGCTTTCGGAACGGTCGAGTCGGCCAAGGCCGGTTTGGAGTCCTCCGGATTTTTCCGAACCGTCAGGATTCAGGGGGTGACCTCTGCCCAGGACGGTCAGGGGGTGAGATTCAGCATGGAAATGGAGACGTCCGGATGACGCGGCAGGAACAACGAACTGCGCTTTGGGCGCTGGCCGTGGTAATCCTGGGCTTTGCCGTCTGGGAGTGGGCAATTTCACCTTGGCTGGCCCACAGGGACGGCGCGCTCCGCAAGAGGGGCGTGGCCCGGGAGCGGCTCATGGAGCTGGAGGCCCTGGCCACCGAGTATGAGGTGCTTCGGGGCTTGGTCGGAACCACGCTTTCGGACTCGGCGTCGGACGCGAATCTCTTCGGGTTGGTCGAATCGTTGTCCGCTTCCCAGGGCCTTCGTCAAAACCTCGAGTTC
This window harbors:
- the gspG gene encoding type II secretion system protein GspG, with protein sequence MLAEIKAMVRARRERTGSGSGGFTLIEILVVIVILGVLAGLIVPRLMDEPDKARRVKARMQMESLGTALKKYKLENGEYPSTEQGLQALVEKPAVGIIPRNYPERGYIPKVPLDPWGNPYVYTSPGSHDEFDIVSFGADGEEGGEGKNADVKSWEPDE
- a CDS encoding type II secretion system protein, translating into MTNSISSASGPTAKRAARAKMRMSRAGSPTNRGFTLLELVMVLAVIGIGLGLVVPVIGDGLFGAGADGQVRRLLAMVGQAREQAMLDGKIWTISMDVGPVEDDPEGPMRVERELVFRPKGETRVIGVHWLSTGQDQTSGRASITFRPNGLVDPVLIHVGPSEGEGKTVMVRAFNPRPRVENGYIRPSVPDAG
- a CDS encoding prepilin-type N-terminal cleavage/methylation domain-containing protein, producing MSAQSRMIRRGLCVSSGNSCSGPRVRRGSSASTGFPRAKTRPLAGRRSRFAPTGWSIRFSFMSAPPKERERLSWSGPSILGPGWRTGISVRRCPMRGERSGFTLMEVLVALAVLALGLTAVIQAVTSNQDAVLTAREMTLAGTLAASKMDEIEAVGLDEWFQTGGDFEVFWPGFSWELDRKSHDLDGLRLAVLSVRYRGKNLVDLERVFLAVP
- a CDS encoding prepilin-type N-terminal cleavage/methylation domain-containing protein; this translates as MPFRRDRAGFTLMEVLVAMVLAAIIAASVFTVFDRTLEVGSEVEGSGRILQMVRMTLDRLAVDLRSLARNEDRKTNGTGDEDAFLFLGASPESALVPDDNGTGLVLMSFPTWSSLDTAQTLGRWRLNRVSYIVRASAGAGSLVRREEPFMDMESCQAPVEVEVADEVTGVRLIFVDREGRETDAWNMDGEGLDPPVLVRFQLTCRADSLGEWTLERSILPGFSVNGPEKGDEN